The proteins below are encoded in one region of Mus caroli chromosome 10, CAROLI_EIJ_v1.1, whole genome shotgun sequence:
- the Zc2hc1b gene encoding zinc finger C2HC domain-containing protein 1B isoform X1, whose amino-acid sequence MAEAQLLGEDGNQKLFPCEVCGRCFATDVLERHGPICKKVFNKKRKPFNSLKQRLQGTDIPTVGKSPQPKVQAVRKSNWRQQHEDFINRIRSAKQFTLVRPLPPPTQIIFNALIV is encoded by the exons ATGGCTGAGGCACAGCTGCTTGGGGAAG ATGGCAATCAGAAGTTATTTCCCTGTGAAGTCTGTGGGAGATGCTTTGCAACAGATGTTCTG GAAAGACATGGACCGATATGTAAAAAAGTATTCAACAAAAAACGcaaacccttcaactccttaaAGCAAAGATTACAAGGAACTGACATTCCCACTGTGGGTAAATCTCCTCAGCCCAAG GTTCAGGCCGTGAGGAAATCTAACTGGAGACAGCAGCACGAGGATTTCATCAACAGGATCCGATCAGCAAAACAATTCACTCTAGTCCggcccctcccacctccaacCCAG ATTATATTCAATGCCCTTATTGTATGA
- the Zc2hc1b gene encoding zinc finger C2HC domain-containing protein 1B isoform X2: MAEAQLLGEDGNQKLFPCEVCGRCFATDVLERHGPICKKVFNKKRKPFNSLKQRLQGTDIPTVGKSPQPKVQAVRKSNWRQQHEDFINRIRSAKQFTLVRPLPPPTQVIFHR; the protein is encoded by the exons ATGGCTGAGGCACAGCTGCTTGGGGAAG ATGGCAATCAGAAGTTATTTCCCTGTGAAGTCTGTGGGAGATGCTTTGCAACAGATGTTCTG GAAAGACATGGACCGATATGTAAAAAAGTATTCAACAAAAAACGcaaacccttcaactccttaaAGCAAAGATTACAAGGAACTGACATTCCCACTGTGGGTAAATCTCCTCAGCCCAAG GTTCAGGCCGTGAGGAAATCTAACTGGAGACAGCAGCACGAGGATTTCATCAACAGGATCCGATCAGCAAAACAATTCACTCTAGTCCggcccctcccacctccaacCCAG GTTATATTTCATCGCTGA